In Phreatobacter cathodiphilus, the genomic window ATATCCGCAGGTGATTGATGGGTGACGGCGACGGTGTTGCGGTCGGGACCGATCTCGTCGACGCTGGTGATGCCGAGGAGATCGGCGAGCTTGGCGCGGGCGCGGTTGACGCGGCTCTTGATCGTGCCGACGGCCACCCCGCAGATCTCGGCCGCTTCCTCGTAGGACAGGCCGCTGGCGCCCACCATGATCAGCACCTCGCGATGCTCTTCCGACAGCTTGGCGAGGGCGACGCGGAAATCGGCGAGGTCGAGCGCGCTTTCCTGTTCTCCGGAGACGGTGAGCCGCTGGGCATAGGTGCCGTCGCTGTCCTGAACCTCGCGGCCGCGCTTGCGGTAGAGCGAGTAATAGGTGTTGCGCAGGATGGTGAAGAGCCAGGCGCGCAGGCTCGTTCCCGGCTGGAACTTCTCGGAATTGCCCCAGGCCTTGAGCATCGTGTCCTGGACCAGGTCGTCCGCCTGCTGGACCGATCCGCACAGCGAAACCGCGAAGGCACGCAGGTTCGACAGTTCGGCGATCAGGCCCTCGCGGAATTCGTCACTGGCCATTGCGGCGCTCCTTGGCTTCGAGCTCGGCGAGCAGCACGAGGAAGCGGTCGGGTACCGGCGCCTTGATGAGATCGTCGTAATGGGCCTTCAGCGATTTGCCGATGGCCTCCTGAATGCGCTGGTCGAGGACGATCTCGGTCATGTCCCGGTCCTGTGCCGCCGCGCTCTTGTCATCATTATCCGGCATCTCACCCATCGATCTCTCCATCCGCACCCGTGGGGCGCGGCCTTGATCCAACCCAAAACGTGCCTCGCACACATTGGTTCCGCCAAAAAGAAAAAATAAAAAACTTGCCAAACCAAGGGGTTCCGGGCTGGTTTTGGCGATGACCGACAGGAGTGTAGAATGACCATCGCTGCGGAAATCGCACCGCATCTCCCTTACCTGCGCCGCTTCGCCCGCGCCCTCAACGGCACCCAGGCCGGAGGCGACTCCTATGTCGTCGCAACCCTCGAGGCGCTGGTCGCCGACCCCGCGTCCTTCCCCCGCGACATTCCCGCCCGCATCGCCCTCTACCGCATCTTCCTGAAGCTGTGGTCGTCCATGCCGGTCAACATGGCCGCCTCCCATGCCGGGGCGACCCGGGCGGGCGCCGTGGAGCGTAATCTCGACGCGCTGACGCCGCGGCCACGACAGGCCTTCCTCCTGCGCACGGTCGAAGGCTTCGCCATCCAGGACGTCGCGGCGGTGCTCGACATCGACGTCGACGCGGCGGCGGCCCTCGTCGAGCAGGCCGGTCGCGAGATCGCCGAGCAGGTGGCTACCGACGTTCTCATCATCGAGGACGAGCCGATCATCGCGCTCGACATCGAGACGCTGGTGCAGGAGCTCGGCCATTCCGTCACGGGCATCGCCCGCACCCACAAGGAGGCGGTGGCCCTCGTCAAGCAGAAGCGGCCAGGCCTCGTCCTCGCCGACATCCAGCTCGCCGACGGCTCCTCGGGCCTCGAGGCGGTGGCCGAGATCCTCGAGACCATCGACCTGCCGGTGATCTTCATCACGGCCTATCCCGAGCGGCTCCTCACCGGCGACCGCCCGGAACCGGCCTTCCTGATCACCAAGCCGTTCCAGCCCGAGGCGGTGAAGGCCGCCATCAGCCAGGCCCTGTTCTTCGACCGCCGGTCGGAGCGCAAGGTCGCCTGAGACGGGCCACGGGTGACACTGCCGGATTTTGCCATGCCGCGAGGGAACCTTCCTCGCGGCATTCCGTTGTGAGCCATGACGGGGGTTCTGGTTTCACGGCGGCGCCGGGAGGATTCGATGTTGTTTTCGCTTGCGACCATGCTCGTCGCGGCCGCCGTCCTCTTCGGCGGCCTCGTGGCGCTGACCCCTTTCGTCGTCGACATCACCCTCCTCGCCATGGCCCTTTCCGGGGCCCATGCGGTCGTCGCTCTGGCGGGGGGCTCGTGACGGGTTCCATCTCCTTACGGCACGTCCGGCCGCGTTCTGTGAGCCGGGCATCGAGTGGAACAAAATCGTGCTATGAAGAGTCGTTAAGAGAACTTTCGTTCGCAGCGAGTTCTCTTGAGTGCAACGGAGTGATGAGGGGTCATCTCCCGCTTTCAGGTCTGAGGCATGGATAGGCATCGCATACTGATCGTCGAGGACGATCCGTTCATCGCAATGGATATCGAGGCGGCCGTCCTCGATGACCTTGGTCCCAGGACCGAGGTCATCGTCGTCGACAGCCTCGCCGAGGCGCAGACCCTCGCCGAGGATCGCGTCCATTGCGCCTTGCTGGACGTCGATGTCGTCGGCGGCAAGACCTTCGAGGTCGCGCTGAAGCTGCGCGCCCGCGGGACTCCCTTCGCCTTCGTCTCCGGCTCCCTGCCCTCCGACCTCCCGGCGGAACTGCGCGGCGCGACGTTCGTCCGCAAGCCCTTCCATTCCCGCGACATCCTGGGCTTCGTCACCAGCGCCCTTCAGACCGACCACACCGCCACCGGCGGCACCAGCATCAACCTGCCCGCCGGCCAGGGTCAGGACTGACGCGGCGCGGCCTTAGCCTTCGTCCACCGACCTCTCGGCCCGGCGCACGGCGAGCCTCACCGCCGCCGGCACCGGCTCGATGATCGGCACGGGAAGGCTGCCGGCGATGTCGCGCGCTGCGACCGCCAGCGGCCCGCCGCCGATGACGAGCGCCTTCGCTCCCAGCTCCTCCACCGCCTTGAGGCAGGCCTCGCGC contains:
- a CDS encoding NepR family anti-sigma factor, whose protein sequence is MTEIVLDQRIQEAIGKSLKAHYDDLIKAPVPDRFLVLLAELEAKERRNGQ
- a CDS encoding response regulator, encoding MTIAAEIAPHLPYLRRFARALNGTQAGGDSYVVATLEALVADPASFPRDIPARIALYRIFLKLWSSMPVNMAASHAGATRAGAVERNLDALTPRPRQAFLLRTVEGFAIQDVAAVLDIDVDAAAALVEQAGREIAEQVATDVLIIEDEPIIALDIETLVQELGHSVTGIARTHKEAVALVKQKRPGLVLADIQLADGSSGLEAVAEILETIDLPVIFITAYPERLLTGDRPEPAFLITKPFQPEAVKAAISQALFFDRRSERKVA
- a CDS encoding response regulator; translated protein: MDRHRILIVEDDPFIAMDIEAAVLDDLGPRTEVIVVDSLAEAQTLAEDRVHCALLDVDVVGGKTFEVALKLRARGTPFAFVSGSLPSDLPAELRGATFVRKPFHSRDILGFVTSALQTDHTATGGTSINLPAGQGQD
- a CDS encoding sigma-70 family RNA polymerase sigma factor, which encodes MASDEFREGLIAELSNLRAFAVSLCGSVQQADDLVQDTMLKAWGNSEKFQPGTSLRAWLFTILRNTYYSLYRKRGREVQDSDGTYAQRLTVSGEQESALDLADFRVALAKLSEEHREVLIMVGASGLSYEEAAEICGVAVGTIKSRVNRARAKLADLLGITSVDEIGPDRNTVAVTHQSPADMART